The Candidatus Hinthialibacter antarcticus genome contains a region encoding:
- a CDS encoding DUF1501 domain-containing protein — protein sequence MKNKAREAPLQTVRDVEETTRRYFLKESGLGLGALALTSLLQGSGYAAPQAPANPLAARAPHFPAKAKRVIFLHMAGAPSQLDLFDPKPTLNKYNGEPCPDEFLKGDQFAFIRGTPKLLGSPYEFKQRGQSGVVISELMPHLAEIADDIAVVRSMHTDQFNHAPAQLFMLNGWFQPNRPSMGSWLTYGLGTENSDLPGYVVLTSVKQPDGGKSCWSSGFLPTIYQGVEFRSQGDPVLFVSNPDGVPHNVREESIEAINDINRLSFEEMGDPEILTRMGQYEMAYRMQSSVPELMDVSQEPQAIHEMYGTNPGKASFANNCLLARRLVERGVRMVQLHHWGWDSHGTGEGDDIMHSLPQRCKETDQPIAALIKDLKQRGLLDETLIVWGGEFGRTPMNEARNGSTFFGRDHHPHAFTMWMAGGGVNAGTTVGKTDDLGYHVVEDPVHVHDLHATILRLMGLEHKKLTYRFQGRDFRLTDVFGNVVDKLIA from the coding sequence ATGAAAAACAAAGCACGCGAGGCGCCGTTGCAAACCGTTCGCGACGTTGAAGAGACGACGCGGCGTTATTTTTTGAAAGAATCAGGCCTTGGTTTGGGTGCGCTTGCGCTTACGTCTTTGCTGCAAGGCTCCGGCTACGCAGCGCCGCAGGCGCCCGCAAACCCATTGGCTGCGCGCGCGCCTCATTTTCCCGCTAAGGCGAAGCGCGTTATCTTTTTACACATGGCGGGCGCGCCGTCGCAATTGGACTTGTTCGACCCCAAACCGACGCTCAACAAATATAATGGCGAACCGTGTCCTGACGAGTTTTTGAAAGGCGACCAGTTTGCGTTTATTCGCGGGACGCCAAAATTATTGGGATCGCCGTATGAGTTTAAACAGCGCGGTCAGTCGGGCGTCGTCATCTCGGAACTGATGCCGCACCTCGCAGAAATCGCCGACGACATTGCGGTCGTCCGTTCGATGCACACCGACCAGTTTAATCATGCGCCCGCTCAATTGTTTATGTTGAATGGATGGTTTCAACCAAACCGGCCCAGCATGGGTTCCTGGTTGACGTATGGATTGGGTACGGAAAACAGCGACCTGCCCGGCTATGTCGTACTGACTTCGGTCAAGCAGCCTGACGGGGGCAAGTCATGTTGGAGCAGCGGGTTTTTGCCAACGATTTATCAGGGCGTCGAGTTCCGCTCGCAAGGCGATCCGGTGTTGTTCGTCTCGAACCCCGACGGCGTTCCCCACAATGTTCGTGAAGAATCCATCGAAGCCATCAATGATATCAACCGCCTGTCGTTTGAAGAAATGGGCGACCCGGAAATTCTCACTCGCATGGGACAATATGAAATGGCGTACCGGATGCAAAGCAGCGTTCCCGAACTGATGGACGTTTCGCAGGAACCGCAAGCCATCCATGAGATGTACGGCACGAACCCCGGCAAGGCGTCGTTTGCGAACAACTGTTTGCTCGCGCGGCGACTGGTTGAGCGCGGCGTGCGCATGGTGCAACTGCATCATTGGGGGTGGGATTCGCACGGCACCGGCGAGGGCGACGACATCATGCACTCGCTTCCGCAACGCTGCAAAGAAACCGACCAACCGATTGCGGCGCTCATCAAAGACCTGAAACAACGCGGCCTGCTAGATGAAACGCTGATCGTATGGGGCGGCGAATTTGGTCGCACTCCAATGAATGAGGCGCGTAACGGCTCGACGTTTTTTGGACGCGATCATCACCCTCACGCGTTTACTATGTGGATGGCGGGCGGCGGCGTGAACGCGGGAACCACCGTCGGCAAGACCGATGATTTGGGATATCACGTCGTGGAAGACCCGGTGCATGTGCATGACTTACATGCGACGATCCTACGGCTCATGGGCTTAGAACATAAAAAATTGACTTATCGTTTTCAGGGCCGCGACTTCCGATTGACGGATGTATTTGGCAATGTTGTCGATAAGTTGATTGCATAA